A single Candoia aspera isolate rCanAsp1 chromosome 9, rCanAsp1.hap2, whole genome shotgun sequence DNA region contains:
- the SPA17 gene encoding sperm surface protein Sp17 → MAIPFSNTTQRIPPGFANLLEGLAREVLRNQPEDIPTFAAKYFETLLIEREKTGYDPSEWGAKLEDRFYNNYAFNELAPPGDGAKKEKEETAAMPEEEDKKEIVDIQGTLSEEQAAIKIQSIFRGYKSRKDGKSSKEEEEAGKEPEEAAKEAVKEEVSSEPDKKEPQ, encoded by the exons ATGGCTATTCCGTTCTCGAACACCACTCAACGCATTCCTCCAGGATTTGCTAATTTGCTTGAAGGGCTTGCCAGGGAAGTCTTAAGAAACCAGCCTGAAGATATACCAACTTTTGCAGCCAAGTATTTTGAAACTCTCCTTATTGAAAGAGAAA AAACCGGATATGATCCAAGTGAATGGGGAGCAAAATTAGAGGACCGATTCTACAATAACTACGCTTTCAAT GAACTGGCACCACCAGGAGATGGagctaaaaaagagaaagaagaaactgcTGCAATGCCA gaggaagaagacaagaaaGAAATTGTGGATATTCAAGGGACCTTATCAGAAGAACAAGCTGCTATAAAAATTCAGTCCATTTTCCGAGGATacaaatcaagaaaagatgggaaaagctcaaaagaagaagaagaagctggGAAGGAACCTGAAGAGGCAGCCAAAGAAGCTGTGAAGGAGGAAGTATCTAGTGAGCCTGATAAAAAAGAACCTCAGTAA